The window CAGGGTGTGCAGGGCCAGCGCGGTCCGGGTGGCGGCCTCGTGCAGGGACCGGGTCACCATCGAATGGGACAGGTCCACCAGCAGGGACACGGCCGCTGCCTCCGACGGCTCCGCCCCGGCCACCCGCACGTCCTCGGCCCGCAGCGCCACGCCGCGCTCTCCGGGGCGGGCCCGGCGCAGGGCCGCCTCGCGCACGGTCGCGACCGCGTCCAACGGCCGGTCGCCGTCCTCGTCGCGGGGCAGGGACAGGCCCGTGGGCTCCCCGCCGGGCGCGGTGCCTCCCCGGTGTGCTCCGCCGGGGCCCCCGCGTCCGCGCCGGGAGGCCTCGGCCTCGCGCAGCGCCACCTCGCCCAGGCGGCGCAGTTCGCGCGGGCTCAGGCCGTGGTCGGCCCCGTCCAGGCGGGCCAGGATGCGGCCGGCCTCCCCGCCCAGCAGCCCCGGCAGACGGCCCAGGGCGGTGGCGTCCGCCCGGCCGAGGGCCGCGCGGTCGCCGTCGGCGTACCGGGACAGGACGTCCTCCAGGGCGGACAGCCGCCGCCGGTCCTCCTCGGACAGAACCCCCGGGCCGCTCGCGGAACCCGCCACCGGGCCCCCACCGGTCGCGGAATCCACTCCCGGGTCCTCCTGGTCGGTCGCGGAACCCGTCTCCGGGAACCGCGAAGCGGATGCGGAATCCGCCTCCAGCGCCGAGGCGACCAGTACCAGCAGCTCCCGCGCCGCCGCCACGGCCTCCTCGGGCGGCGGGTCGGGTTCGGCCAGCGGGTCGGGGCCGCCCATGTACTCCCGGTACCGAAACCTCACAGGCGTCCGCCTCCTTCTCGTCCCGCGCACACGCACCGGCTATCTTCCCGATTCGGGAACCGGCAGTCCTGGCCGGGCGAGCCGGCCGCCGAACGGCCGCGCCCGAGAGGGCCCCGGCGCGCGGACGCCTCCGGAGGGCGCCGCCTGGAGACCGCCTAGAAGCGGTAGACCCCTCCGTCGGGAAGCGCGTCCTTGGACAGCCGGCGCTCCAGGTACAGGCCCTCCAGCGCGAACTCCACCACAGCGGCGGCCAGCCCCGGCGTCGGCGGGCCGTCCTCGTCCTCGGGGGCCGCGTGCCCGATCATCGCCGCGAGTCCCGGGACCGCGCCCACCCGCCGCAGCAGTTCGGCGGCGCCCACCAGGTCACCGGTCTCCACCGTGCCGCCGCCCGAGAAGCGGTCGGCGAGTTCGGACAGGTCCGCCGTTCCCAGGCGTTCGCGGAACACCTCCGCCACCGCCCGGCGCAGCAGCGCGTGCAGGATCTCCGCCTCGCGGCCCTCGGAACCCGTCTCGAACTCGACCTTGCCCAGCAGCGGCTCCACCGCGGCGGGCAGGTCGCACACCCGGGCCACCGGAACCTCCCCGCCGGTCAGGGCAGCCCGGCGCAGCGCCGACGCCGCCACCGTCTCGGCCGCGGACACCGAGAAGCGCACCGACACCCCCGAACGGGCGTCCACCTTCTTCGAGGCGCGGACCAGCCGGGTGAAGCGCGCCACGGCCTCCAGCAGGTGCGAGGGCACCGTCGTGCCCTCGGGCAGCGCCGCCTCCTGCCGGATGAGCGCCAGTTCGTCCGCCAGGGTCAGCGGGTAGTGGGTGCGCACCTGCGCGCCGAAGCGGTCCTTGAGCGGGGTGACGATGCGTCCCCGGCTCGTGTAGTCCTCCGGGTTCGCGCTCGCCACCAGAAGCAGGTCCAGCGGCAGCCGCAGGTTGTAGCCGCGTACCTGGAGGTCGCGCTCCTCCAGCACGTTGAACAGCGCCACCTGGGCCCGTGCGGGCAGGTCGGGCAGCTCGTTGACGCAGAACACGCCCCGGTTGGCCCGCGGCACCAGACCGTAGTGGATGGTCTCGGGATCGCCGAGGGAGCGCCCCCGCGCCAGCAGCGCCGGGTCCACGTCGCCGATCAGCTCGCCCACGCCGGTGTCGGGCGTGCCCAGCTTCTCGCCGTAGCGCTCCGAGCGGTGCCGCCACACGACCGGCAGGCCGTCGCCCTCCCGTGCCGAACGGCGCACGCAGGCCGGGCAGACCGGCGTGTAGGGGTGGTCGTTGACCGGGCACCCGGCCACCGCCGGGGACCACTCGTCCAGCAGGGTCGCCAGGGTGCGGATCAGCCGGGTCTTGCCCTGGCCGCGCTCGCCCAGCAGGACGATGTCGTGTCCGGCCAGCAGGGCCCGCTCCACCTGCGGCAGCACGGTGGCATCGAACCCGTGCACCCCGGGGAACCGGGGCCGTCCCGAGGCCATCCGCCGCAGCAGGTTCTCCCGCACCTCGGCGGCGACCGGTCGGTGGACGTGCCCGGATCCGCGCAGGTCCGCGCGGGTGCGCGGGAGCGGGGGCGGGGCGGGGGAGGGGGCTTCGGGAAGGGCGCTCACCCCACGAACCTATCCACAGCCGTCAAGGAGCGTCTGGTTTCCGGGGTTGGCGTGCTGTTTCCTGGATACAAGGGGGCCCAGGGGCTCCGGCCGCATCGTGCTGCCCGCACGCCGCACCGCTGTCGGAGTCCGTGTCAGTTCACCGGAAAACCTCCTGTTCGACGCCGAGGTGGAAGAATGGGACGCGACGGTGGAGTCCTGCGTCCGGCCGCGACGGCCGGCGAGACCGGGGGTGGCAGCTGGTGGCACGGTTCGGCGATGCACTGACGACGGGGGCCGACCTCGTGAACGCGGCCGAGCGCGCCGTACTGAGTGCCCTGGAACAGGTGGACGGCCCTACCGACCTGGTGTGCTTCTTCGTCTGCGGCGCCGACCCCGAGGAGGTCACCCTCGCGGGCAAGCGCGTCATGGAGCTGGCGGGCGACGCGGCCACCCTCGGATGCAGTTCCACCGGGGTCATCGGCGGCGGCCGCAGCGTCGAGGGCCAGGGCTCGGTCAGCGTGTGGTGCGCCGGTCTGCCCGGCGTGGAGATCACACCGTTCCGACTGGACACCGTGGTCGAGGACGACCACCTGGCCGTCATCGGCATGCAGGAGCCCGGCCCCCGCGACAGCGTGGCCATCCTGCTCACCAACCCCTACGAGTTCCCCACCCAGGCCTTCGTCCGCGAGTCCACCGAGGCCCTCGGCGGCCTGCCCCTCGTCGGCGGCATGGCCGACGGCATGCGCGGTGAGGAGTCGGTGCGGCTCTTCTGCGACGGCGAGGTGGCCGAGCACGGCGCCATCGGCGTC is drawn from Nocardiopsis dassonvillei subsp. dassonvillei DSM 43111 and contains these coding sequences:
- a CDS encoding VWA domain-containing protein is translated as MRFRYREYMGGPDPLAEPDPPPEEAVAAARELLVLVASALEADSASASRFPETGSATDQEDPGVDSATGGGPVAGSASGPGVLSEEDRRRLSALEDVLSRYADGDRAALGRADATALGRLPGLLGGEAGRILARLDGADHGLSPRELRRLGEVALREAEASRRGRGGPGGAHRGGTAPGGEPTGLSLPRDEDGDRPLDAVATVREAALRRARPGERGVALRAEDVRVAGAEPSEAAAVSLLVDLSHSMVTRSLHEAATRTALALHTLVSTRRPQDRLHLVGFGERARELTPASLVAHDWRRVPGTNLHHALRLARAHLRRHGGLRPQVLVVTDGEPTAHLGEDGDARFSWPPAPRTVELTFAELDAVLRGGAEVTFFLLADDPRLRAFQELVERRRGTRVVHAGAEELGPLVVDRYLR
- a CDS encoding sigma 54-interacting transcriptional regulator; the protein is MSALPEAPSPAPPPLPRTRADLRGSGHVHRPVAAEVRENLLRRMASGRPRFPGVHGFDATVLPQVERALLAGHDIVLLGERGQGKTRLIRTLATLLDEWSPAVAGCPVNDHPYTPVCPACVRRSAREGDGLPVVWRHRSERYGEKLGTPDTGVGELIGDVDPALLARGRSLGDPETIHYGLVPRANRGVFCVNELPDLPARAQVALFNVLEERDLQVRGYNLRLPLDLLLVASANPEDYTSRGRIVTPLKDRFGAQVRTHYPLTLADELALIRQEAALPEGTTVPSHLLEAVARFTRLVRASKKVDARSGVSVRFSVSAAETVAASALRRAALTGGEVPVARVCDLPAAVEPLLGKVEFETGSEGREAEILHALLRRAVAEVFRERLGTADLSELADRFSGGGTVETGDLVGAAELLRRVGAVPGLAAMIGHAAPEDEDGPPTPGLAAAVVEFALEGLYLERRLSKDALPDGGVYRF